In a genomic window of Roseiflexus castenholzii DSM 13941:
- a CDS encoding ABC transporter ATP-binding protein has translation MTNVATGTGAAATGVQIVSEDDVVRVEDLRLSFYTTLGVVRALNGVSFNIPRGKVLGVVGESGCGKSQTGLSIMQLTPGRIEGGRILFREFNTSDVIDITKLEKNGPEMRKIRGNHISMIFQEPMTSLNPCYTVGHQIEEAILLHQTQDKAEARRRAVDILRKVGMPNPERIADSYPHQLSGGMRQRAMIAMALSCNPTLLIADEPTTALDVTTEAQILDLMRDLQHEIGTSIMFITHNMGVVAQMCDEVAVMYLGRIIERAAVDDIFYDPKHPYTISLLRSIPRLGVARGQKLESIKGTVPDPYSTVPGCPFHPRCPAAIPGLCDTVMPDEMFVAGSRTHTVRCHLYT, from the coding sequence ATGACGAATGTAGCGACAGGGACCGGAGCGGCGGCGACCGGCGTCCAGATTGTCAGTGAAGATGATGTCGTGCGCGTTGAAGATCTGCGGCTCAGTTTCTACACCACGCTCGGCGTTGTGCGCGCACTCAACGGTGTTTCGTTCAACATCCCGCGCGGCAAGGTGCTCGGCGTGGTCGGCGAGTCGGGATGCGGTAAAAGTCAGACCGGGTTGTCGATTATGCAATTGACTCCTGGACGGATCGAAGGTGGGCGCATTCTCTTCCGTGAGTTCAACACCAGTGATGTGATCGACATCACTAAACTCGAGAAAAACGGTCCTGAGATGCGCAAAATCCGCGGCAACCATATCTCGATGATCTTCCAGGAGCCAATGACCTCGCTCAATCCGTGTTATACAGTCGGTCATCAGATCGAGGAAGCCATTTTGCTGCATCAGACGCAGGATAAAGCCGAGGCGCGCCGCCGCGCCGTCGATATTCTGCGTAAGGTCGGTATGCCCAATCCCGAACGCATTGCCGACAGTTACCCGCATCAATTGTCCGGCGGGATGCGCCAGCGCGCGATGATTGCGATGGCGCTCTCCTGCAACCCAACCCTGCTCATCGCCGATGAGCCGACAACCGCGCTCGATGTGACCACCGAGGCGCAAATTCTCGATCTGATGCGCGACCTGCAACACGAGATCGGCACCTCAATCATGTTTATCACCCACAATATGGGGGTTGTTGCGCAGATGTGCGATGAGGTTGCGGTGATGTATCTTGGTCGGATCATTGAACGCGCAGCCGTTGATGATATTTTCTACGATCCAAAGCATCCGTACACGATCTCGCTGCTGCGTTCGATCCCGCGCCTCGGTGTTGCTCGCGGTCAGAAACTCGAGTCGATCAAGGGCACGGTGCCCGACCCGTATTCGACCGTGCCCGGCTGTCCGTTCCATCCGCGCTGCCCGGCGGCTATCCCTGGTCTGTGCGATACGGTGATGCCGGATGAGATGTTCGTTGCCGGTTCGCGCACCCACACGGTTCGTTGCCATCTGTATACGTAG
- a CDS encoding ABC transporter permease, with translation MATAAGELPKVAKGKKQEDVGQIPQWKLMVRRFSQSKLSVGALIVLGFMYTIMILSDFIAPYPHDVLDSNNSFAPPTQIVWGPEGPGIYGLKQELDMERFQWIYTPDTSVIYPIRFFVQGHEYSFLGLFPSRLHLFGIEAPPDSNAKIFLWGADKEGRDLFSRILKGSQVSLTLGFFGVFLFVVIGSIVGTASGYFGGALDNLIQRLIELIRSFPDLPLYMALAAAVPLNVPITVRYFMITIVIAVIGWTGLAREVRGKVLAFRSADYTAAAIAAGASHWHVITHHLIPNAMSHIVVVGMLAIPGAIGLETALSFLGLGILPPAVSWGILLRDAQTVQAVVTYPWLLIPVALLIITVLAFNLLGDGVRDAVDPYA, from the coding sequence ATGGCAACAGCCGCAGGTGAACTGCCCAAAGTAGCAAAAGGCAAGAAGCAAGAAGATGTCGGCCAGATTCCGCAGTGGAAACTGATGGTGCGACGCTTCAGCCAGAGTAAGCTTTCGGTCGGCGCTCTGATCGTGCTCGGGTTTATGTACACGATCATGATCCTCTCCGATTTTATTGCGCCGTATCCACACGATGTGCTCGACTCGAATAATTCGTTCGCGCCACCGACACAGATTGTCTGGGGGCCGGAAGGTCCGGGCATTTATGGATTGAAGCAAGAACTGGACATGGAGCGGTTCCAGTGGATCTATACGCCCGACACGAGCGTGATCTATCCGATCCGCTTCTTCGTTCAGGGACATGAATACTCTTTTCTGGGTCTGTTCCCGTCGCGGTTGCACCTGTTCGGCATCGAAGCGCCGCCTGATTCGAATGCCAAAATCTTTCTCTGGGGAGCCGATAAAGAAGGGCGCGATCTCTTCTCGCGCATTTTGAAAGGCTCGCAGGTCTCGCTGACGCTCGGTTTCTTTGGCGTCTTCCTGTTTGTTGTGATCGGTTCGATCGTCGGGACGGCATCGGGGTATTTTGGCGGTGCGCTCGATAACCTCATTCAGCGCCTGATCGAGTTGATCCGGTCATTCCCCGATCTGCCGCTCTATATGGCGCTTGCCGCCGCCGTGCCGCTCAATGTGCCGATCACCGTGCGCTATTTCATGATCACCATCGTGATCGCTGTGATCGGATGGACCGGTCTGGCGCGCGAGGTGCGCGGGAAGGTGCTGGCGTTCCGCAGCGCGGATTACACTGCTGCCGCTATTGCCGCAGGCGCGTCGCACTGGCATGTGATCACGCATCATCTGATTCCCAACGCGATGAGCCATATTGTAGTGGTCGGCATGCTGGCAATCCCTGGCGCGATTGGGCTGGAAACGGCGCTGAGTTTCCTGGGGCTTGGCATTCTGCCGCCGGCGGTCAGTTGGGGGATTCTGCTGCGTGATGCGCAGACGGTACAGGCGGTTGTGACCTACCCCTGGCTGTTGATTCCGGTGGCTCTGCTTATCATTACGGTGCTGGCATTCAATCTGCTCGGCGATGGCGTGCGCGATGCCGTCGATCCGTATGCATAA
- a CDS encoding ABC transporter permease — translation MLNFIARRLVNMFFLLIVVSFVGFWIIQLPPGSILDVQIQRLRMQGGNLPESMIQALRDRYGVDDPFYVQYWKWISRSLQGDFGTSFETDQKVAERIYNRLGISFGLSLTALLFTWLVAIPIGVYSATHRYTWPDYLITFVQFLGLSIPGFLLALILLITASRLWDQPIGGLFSPQYADAPWSLAKLWDFIRHVWIAIVVLAIGATAGLTRVMRANLLDVLNMQYIQTARAKGLKESTVIWKHAVRNAIHPLVMSLGTLLPALVVGETLIAIILSLPTIGPLYLDALRSQDMYLAGTILVMLSALLLVGNLIADLLLAWVDPRVRLE, via the coding sequence ATGCTCAACTTCATTGCCCGACGCCTGGTCAACATGTTCTTTTTGTTGATAGTCGTTTCCTTTGTGGGATTCTGGATCATTCAGTTGCCGCCAGGATCGATTCTTGATGTGCAGATTCAGCGTCTGCGGATGCAGGGCGGAAACCTCCCCGAATCGATGATCCAGGCTTTGCGTGATCGCTACGGCGTCGATGATCCATTCTATGTTCAATACTGGAAGTGGATTTCACGCTCGTTGCAGGGCGATTTTGGCACCTCATTCGAGACCGATCAGAAAGTTGCCGAGCGTATCTATAACCGTTTGGGCATTTCGTTTGGCTTGTCGTTGACGGCGCTCCTCTTCACCTGGCTGGTTGCGATTCCGATTGGCGTCTACTCGGCAACCCATCGTTACACCTGGCCAGATTATTTGATCACCTTTGTCCAGTTTTTAGGACTCTCCATCCCCGGATTCCTGCTGGCGCTGATTTTGCTCATTACAGCGTCACGCCTGTGGGATCAACCGATTGGCGGTCTCTTCTCGCCGCAGTATGCCGACGCGCCCTGGAGCCTTGCCAAACTGTGGGACTTTATTCGCCACGTCTGGATTGCGATCGTTGTCCTGGCAATTGGAGCGACTGCCGGTTTGACGCGCGTGATGCGCGCTAATCTGCTCGATGTGCTGAATATGCAGTACATCCAGACGGCGCGCGCGAAGGGATTGAAAGAGTCGACCGTCATCTGGAAGCATGCCGTGCGCAACGCTATCCACCCGCTGGTCATGTCGCTTGGGACGCTGCTGCCGGCGCTGGTGGTCGGTGAAACGCTGATTGCGATCATTTTGAGCCTGCCGACGATTGGTCCCCTTTACCTCGATGCGTTGCGTTCGCAGGATATGTACCTGGCCGGAACGATCCTCGTCATGCTGTCCGCGTTGCTGCTGGTTGGCAACCTCATCGCCGACCTGCTGCTCGCCTGGGTCGATCCGCGTGTGCGGCTCGAATAA
- a CDS encoding ABC transporter substrate-binding protein, giving the protein MSNARKLNRRTFLRLSAVTAASAAIAACGGGGQPATAPTTAPAAPQPTTAPAAPAPTTPPAATAVPPVTTQYKEAPMLAKLVQEGKLPPVDERLPKNPYTPPHSWLTVGKYGGVLKKTYNNNWGITGFIHEMQYGSSPLRWLKDGLAIGPGFVESWESNADASKWTFKIREGIKWSDGQPFTTKDIMYWWEYTVGGNGKEKEYPAGLKPINSPPDEARSGTGTLMTLNAPDDYTFEMVFDAPAPLTADRLAMWVNMFIGPAWVMPRHYMEQFNPVLNPDKYKDWEEHQRKFNHNNPDCPRLTGWKLDIFEEGVRAVWSRNPYYWAVDKEGNQLPYIDQIIVTAVKDKEIEKLAYTEGRADHAHFHSQGLADVQSLRDAEAKSGLEVRFWDSGSGTGSLYFFNMDFKDPKMRAVFRDPKFRQALSHAYNRADVQKAVYFGLGELTTGTFSPKAIEYNINDQGKQVYAAWRDSYVKYDPALAEQILDEAGYKKGPDGKRTMPDGSPLQIQITYGADQAPGGEHLSKNERLARDWQAIGIDAVLTPIPGEGADEKWRAGELPMKTTWEVGDGPNHLVFPSWLVADETERWAPLHGRGYTLRGTASEKEELDKNPWDRNPPRINRGEPDYMPAIGKLHELFDKSKVEPDAMKRHQLVWDMIKVHIEEGPFFTGTIANPPRIILVKKGLMNVPTRDDLLKEGLGGFVNPWIIPSPATYDPETWYWDNPEAHTA; this is encoded by the coding sequence GTGAGCAACGCTCGAAAGCTCAACCGGCGCACATTCCTGCGCCTGTCCGCTGTGACGGCGGCAAGCGCAGCGATTGCCGCCTGTGGCGGCGGCGGTCAGCCTGCCACCGCACCGACGACAGCGCCCGCCGCGCCTCAACCGACCACAGCGCCAGCGGCGCCCGCTCCAACCACTCCTCCAGCCGCAACAGCTGTTCCCCCGGTGACGACCCAATACAAAGAAGCGCCGATGCTGGCAAAACTGGTGCAGGAAGGTAAACTGCCGCCGGTGGACGAGCGCCTGCCGAAGAACCCCTACACTCCGCCACACTCCTGGCTCACAGTTGGCAAGTACGGCGGCGTGCTGAAGAAGACCTACAACAACAACTGGGGTATCACCGGCTTCATCCACGAGATGCAGTATGGCTCGTCGCCGCTGCGCTGGCTTAAGGATGGTCTGGCGATTGGTCCAGGCTTCGTCGAAAGCTGGGAATCGAATGCCGACGCGAGCAAGTGGACGTTCAAGATCCGCGAAGGGATCAAGTGGAGTGACGGTCAACCCTTCACCACCAAAGACATTATGTACTGGTGGGAGTACACGGTCGGCGGCAACGGCAAGGAGAAGGAGTACCCCGCCGGTCTCAAGCCGATCAACAGCCCGCCTGACGAGGCGCGCTCCGGCACCGGCACCCTGATGACACTCAATGCGCCGGATGATTACACCTTCGAGATGGTGTTCGACGCGCCGGCGCCGCTCACGGCGGACCGTCTGGCAATGTGGGTCAACATGTTCATCGGTCCGGCCTGGGTTATGCCACGTCACTACATGGAGCAGTTCAACCCGGTGCTCAACCCCGATAAGTATAAGGACTGGGAAGAGCATCAGCGCAAGTTCAACCACAACAACCCCGACTGCCCGCGCCTGACCGGTTGGAAACTGGATATCTTCGAGGAGGGCGTCCGCGCTGTCTGGTCGCGCAACCCGTACTACTGGGCGGTCGATAAGGAAGGCAACCAGTTGCCGTATATCGACCAGATCATTGTGACGGCGGTCAAGGACAAGGAGATCGAGAAACTGGCGTACACCGAGGGGCGCGCCGATCATGCGCACTTCCACAGCCAGGGTCTGGCGGATGTGCAGTCGTTGCGCGACGCCGAAGCCAAGAGCGGTCTCGAGGTGCGCTTCTGGGACTCGGGTTCGGGCACCGGTTCGCTCTACTTCTTCAACATGGACTTCAAGGACCCGAAGATGCGCGCCGTGTTCCGCGATCCGAAGTTCCGCCAGGCGCTGTCACACGCTTACAATCGCGCCGATGTGCAGAAAGCGGTCTATTTCGGGTTGGGCGAACTGACGACCGGCACCTTCAGCCCCAAGGCCATCGAGTACAACATCAACGATCAGGGCAAGCAGGTGTATGCCGCCTGGCGCGATAGCTACGTGAAGTACGATCCGGCGCTGGCTGAACAGATTCTGGACGAAGCCGGCTACAAGAAGGGACCTGATGGCAAGCGCACGATGCCGGACGGCAGTCCGCTTCAGATTCAGATCACCTATGGCGCCGATCAGGCGCCCGGCGGTGAGCACCTGTCGAAGAACGAGCGCCTGGCGCGCGACTGGCAGGCGATCGGGATCGATGCGGTGCTGACACCTATTCCGGGTGAGGGCGCCGACGAGAAGTGGCGCGCCGGCGAGTTGCCGATGAAGACCACCTGGGAGGTCGGCGACGGTCCCAACCACCTGGTCTTCCCCTCCTGGCTGGTGGCGGATGAGACCGAGCGCTGGGCGCCGCTGCACGGTCGCGGGTATACGCTGCGCGGCACTGCGTCGGAGAAGGAGGAACTGGATAAGAACCCATGGGACCGCAACCCGCCGCGCATCAATCGTGGCGAGCCGGACTATATGCCGGCGATTGGCAAGCTTCACGAACTGTTCGACAAGAGCAAGGTGGAGCCAGATGCGATGAAGCGCCACCAACTCGTGTGGGATATGATCAAAGTCCACATCGAGGAGGGTCCGTTCTTTACCGGGACGATCGCAAACCCGCCGCGCATCATTTTGGTGAAGAAGGGGTTGATGAACGTGCCGACCCGCGATGACCTTTTGAAGGAAGGGTTGGGCGGTTTCGTCAATCCGTGGATCATCCCCTCTCCGGCGACCTATGACCCGGAGACCTGGTACTGGGATAATCCTGAGGCGCATACGGCGTAG